In one window of Bombus vancouverensis nearcticus chromosome 10, iyBomVanc1_principal, whole genome shotgun sequence DNA:
- the Timp gene encoding tissue inhibitor of metalloproteases isoform X2 has product MWQLRFWMYILLIALSLAPLQRVAACSCMSSHPQILFCNSDFVVLVRVKKMMNMNEHEIAYSVKINKIFKVNNKTSYTVLKKNILWTASSEVLCGVDLEVGETYVVSGKTYDGEKANISLCGIKMAWRSVTSRQRKGFRHLYRYGCPCNIYYTPWWTKGAALEGTDGKECLWESKPGPEECQRDYGVCMPGPAGCSWVPSVPYKNCIKEYQQKREQQRAREP; this is encoded by the exons ATGTGGCAATTGAGGTTTTGGATGTACATTCTGCTCATAGCGCTGTCGCTGGCTCCATTGCAGAGGGTCGCGGCGTGTAGCTGCATGAGCAGTCACCCTCAAATACTATTTTGCAATTCAGATTTCG TCGTTCTTGTAAGAGTGAAGAAGATGATGAACATGAACGAGCATGAAATCGCCTATAGCGTGAAAATCAATAAAATCTTCAAG GTAAACAACAAGACATCGTACACCGTcctgaagaaaaatattttatggacCGCATCGTCCGAAGTTTTATGTGGAGTAGACCTTGAAGTTGGAGAAACTTACGTTGTTAGCGGCAAAACTTATGATGGTGAAAAGGCGAACATATCGTTGTGTGGTATAAAGATGGCCTGGCGTTCTGTGACGAGCAGACAACGAAAAGGTTTCAGGCATTTGTATCGTTACGGTTGCCCGTGTAAC ATCTATTACACACCTTGGTGGACCAAGGGTGCCGCTCTAGAAGGCACGGATGGCAAAGAATGTCTATGGGAGAGCAAACCTGGTCCGGAAGAGTGCCAGAGGGATTATGGCGTTTGCATGCCAGGACCAGCTGGATGCTCTTGGGTCCCGTCGGTTCCTTATAAGAACTGCATCAAGGAGTATCAACAGAAACGCGAGCAACAGAGGGCGCGAGAACCTTAA